The proteins below come from a single Amphiura filiformis chromosome 15, Afil_fr2py, whole genome shotgun sequence genomic window:
- the LOC140171889 gene encoding uncharacterized protein, translating to MDVPHRHCWRCEKSLSETIVPCKMCNIAKYCCPKCDADDKYRHKPECEVWRPKTCGNVGCTTTGVLKECSGCNDAWFCSTACQQQNWSLHKDVCRQQKTHIKNGAQLLHTKFQTFISSSRPLDMPYYFGNSLPIDMLNLEGNEWDGSCDQPSDMDPLLKNYSILSVGCGNIRNVLYTVVSLPDKFTGKLDITLNDLDPFVLARNVLFLYLMTVYASMDNIALTLTTLWYSLHLTESQYNLIIASLKVLTSISSESLESATGGVVRVSESDLRILLEVWQNWMDMNCERANPESINLRQQRNKMFTEDIISAEGIRVYKQQIPKIYQKSVDDWIQNGVFVPTGFDRRTLTYDNPTLTGRKIGKSPWHIGEALLGDCKRPSDFTFVYCIPTDLWPFGAWDVLQTKDFQTSTSKHLIDPFYRYIASCINETIQFFLSNRIRITLINCDCLKLSDKLQTNHVNMSKSFDRIFTSNVADYVGTRTLLQAMEPLLNVDNKYATMITQYWNWYGLFPESLVDHETHVKDGTNATCLESAQKDTKQKFTMATAPRFWVQEYFNNTKWFLMYLRSDLLACTSEFSPNSTLVKVPSLQEFKSVGNLKMRDFRHEVNRVAPFRYRRNIRPVNMLRGMSRMIEWYIP from the exons ATGGATGTACCACACAGGCATTGCTGGAGATGTGAGAAAAGCTTGTCGGAAACTATCGTACCGTGTAAGATGTGCAATATAGCTAAATATTGCTGCCCCAAATGTGATGCTGATGATAAGTATAGACATAAGCCTGAATGTGAAGTATGGCGACCAAAAACATGTGGTAACGTTGGGTGTACGACAACTGGAGTACTCAAAGAG TGTTCTGGATGTAATGATGCCTGGTTCTGTTCTACAGCATGCCAACAACAAAACTGGTCATTACACAAAGACGTATGCAGACAACAGAAGACCCATATTAAAAATGGTGCTCAATTACTCCACACAAAGTTTCAAACTTTCATTAGTTCCAGCAGACCACTAGATATGCCCTACTATTTTGGAAATTCACTACCAATTGATATGCTCAACCTGGAAGGAAATGAATGGGATGGTTCCTGTGATCAACCAAGTGATATGGACCCACTCCTCAAAAATTATTCCATTTTATCAGTTGGTTGTGGCAACATTCGGAATGTCTTATACACTGTAGTATCACTGCCAGATAAATTTACCGGTAAACTTGATATAACATTGAATGATCTAGATCCATTTGTTCTAGCTCGAAATGTGCTATTCCTTTATCTGATGACAGTTTACGCATCTATGGATAATATAGCGTTGACTTTAACAACACTTTGGTACAGTCTTCATCTAACTGAAAGTCAATATAACCTAATCATAGCTAGTTTGAAAGTACTCACTAGCATAAGTAGCGAAAGTCTTGAGTCTGCCACTGGTGGTGTTGTACGAGTCAGTGAATCAGATCTACGCATTCTCCTTGAAGTTTGGCAGAATTGGATGGATATGAATTGTGAAAGAGCGAACCCGGAATCTATCAATTTGAGGCAGCAACGGAACAAAATGTTCACAGAAGATATCATATCTGCTGAAGGTATTCGGGTATATAAGCAGCAAATACCAAAGATCTATCAAAAATCTGTTGATGATTGgattcaaaatggtgtttttgttcCTACAGGTTTTGATCGAAGAACATTAACTTACGACAACCCTACATTAACAGGTCGAAAAATTGGGAAGAGTCCGTGGCATATTGGTGAAGCATTGCTCGGGGATTGTAAAAGACCCAGCGATTTTACatttgtgtattgtataccaacAGATTTGTGGCCTTTTGGGGCATGGGATGTTCTACAAACAAAAGATTTCCAGACATCTACATCAAAACATTTAATTGATCCGTTTTATCGATACATTGCTAGCTGTATAAATGAAACTATTCAGTTCTTTTTATCAAATAGAATCAGAATAACTCTGATCAATTGTGATTGCTTAAAGTTATCAGACAAACTACAAACAAATCATGTAAACATGTCCAAATCATTTGACCGGATTTTTACTTCTAATGTCGCTGACTACGTTGGAACACGAACATTACTGCAGGCAATGGAGCCTCTACTAAATGTAGACAACAAATATGCAACTATGATTACGCAATACTGGAATTGGTATGGATTATTCCCGGAATCTCTTGTAGATCATGAAACACACGTTAAAGACGGTACAAATGCAACATGTTTGGAATCAGCACAGAAAGACACAAAACAGAAATTTACCATGGCAACAGCCCCACGTTTCTGGGTTCAAGAATATTTTAACAATACCAAATGGTTTCTGATGTATTTAAGATCAGATCTATTAGCTTGCACCTCAGAATTTAGTCCAAATAGTACATTAGTGAAAGTTCCATCACTTCAAGAATTCAAAAGTGTAGGAAATCTAAAAATGCGCGATTTTCGACACGAGGTAAATAGGGTTGCGCCATTTCGATATCGGCGAAACATTCGTCCAGTGAATATGCTGCGAGGAATGTCCAGAATGATCGAATGGTACATTCCGTAA